The stretch of DNA CATCTAGGATGTGTTCAATAAGGTTTCTTCTTAAGAGTGTTTGAAAGTTGAAAATGCCGACAGAGCTTGTAATAATACCAGGCGCTAAAGCATGTGGGCTTAAGGAGATCTgttgtggtggtggtagtagtagtagtagtagtagtagtaatagtagtagtatttATTAGTGTCTGTTTCCTTTTGTCTTCCTTCCAGGCAGCATCCTGTCATGAAGTTCCAGGAAGTCTGCCGATGCTGGAGCTGACGCTGTCGGCGAGTCCAGCCTAGTCTTCATTGTTACTTCAGCCACTCATCCCATCGCCGTTCGGAGTCCCAGAAAGTTTCCTGAACTTTCTAAGAGCCTGGTCCTGGATCAGCGCCTCCGACAGCGAGCCATAATCAACACCACACCACTGGCTGAGGACGAGCCCCAGGAGACGGCAGCTGTCCACAAGGACAGAGCTGGTGTCTGCCACCGAAAATGTCCAGTCGGCGTAAAGCGTCCACTCCCTGTATGATCCGGCCAGAGTTGACCCCAGTGGACCTGGATGATGAGGTAGAAGGATCACATGACCTGGAGGTACAATCTGGGATGGGATATCAATGTAGGACGGTTGTGGGTTCTACCTAATGTGTCCTGTCTTCTGCTTACAGACTAAAGAGAACCGTGTTCAAGAGGCACCCATGAAGGTGGACCCATCTACTCAAGCGGAGCCGTCCATGGACTTGGATCTAACTGCAAAAGCCTCCAACCCTCCCACGGGTCCAGACAAACCTGAAAGCGAGCCACCAGACCTGAGCAAGCCTCAGCGTAGGCAGCAGGGGGGCTACGAGTGCAAATACTGCTCCTTCTCCACACAGAACCTCAACTCTTTCAAAGAACACGTGGACGCCAACCACCCCAACGTCATCCTCAACCCGCTGTATCTGTGTGCCGTCTGCAACTTCAACACCAAGAAGTTCGACACGCTGACGGAGCACAACGAGAGGTGTCACCCGGGGGAGAGCAACTTCAAGTTCAAACGCATCAAAACGAACAATCAGACCATCTTGGAGCAGACCATAGAGGGCTGCGGCAACAGCGCAGTCATCTACAACACATCAGGAGGAGGCCGAGGGGACGGGCTgagctcaccaccaccaccacacagcaaagcCGGCGGCGGCAGGGCAGCGAAACCAAAAGCATCGACAGATGCCAAACGGACAGAACCTCAAATGGGTAAACTGACCTCTGAGCTCACCAAGAAACCCATCACAGCGCTAAACGTGAACGGGACAGTCATCATCCCGGAGTCGAGTCTCCTGAAAGCAGACGGCCTTTCTCACATCATGCCTTCATTACAGCAGCCTATAAACTACACCCAGGTAGGAGGAACCCCCCTGTCACCCACACACTCAGACATGTGATTGGTGGATAAATGAGAGACTCATGACCTTCAGTATCAGCAATGAagtcaaaaacatcagatcaTTATTTGTGTTATTAGTACTTAATGATTAGTTTTCTCCCTGTTTGGTTTCAGGTGCCGAAGATCGCCGTGCCCTTAAACACAACCAAATACAACCCGTCCCTGGACGACAACCTGACCCTCATCTCCTCCTTCAACAAGTTCCCCTACCCCACACAGGCTGAGCTGTCGTGGCTCACCGCCGCCTCCAAACACCCAGAGGAGCAGATCAAAGTCTGGTTCACCACGCAGAGGCTCAAACAGGGCATCAGCTGGTCACCCGAGGAGGTATGAGTGTGCTTTCAGCTCCATGCTGGCTCTCGCTTctcctgtatttatttatttatctttagaATGTTTATGATCAGATTTCAGGAACAAGAAATGATCTGCAGCCAAGGTTTTCTCAGTAAAACATAAATCAGGATGGAaacttttttatttgactttGATCTTTAATTGTTCTGTAGCTCAATCAAATTTAACAATGTGGAaactattttttaatgattaaaaatatatctaATGAATGAAACTCTGTTTTCTTTCTTATTAAAATCATATAAATATTAGTTATTTCAGTTGCAAATGGATCTTTTAGTAGATACATTTGCTTTGACCATTCTGTATTTCTATGCATTTGCCACTTTGGTAAATATTGAATTGAATCCGGGAGAAATCTGCTACCTGGAGAGGAGGAGGTCTGTGTTTAACGTTCTTTAACTTTCACCAGCGCTAAAGCTGGAGTCTGACATCATCATACTCATCTAAAGTCATTGTGTTAAATGTGTGGCGTGGACGCCTCTTTGTCCAGCCACCTCCCTGTGGCTGATTTAGTCTGCTGTGACGTTTGTCTGAGCTGTGACGGTCTcatggctcctctcctgtggcagGTGGAAGAAGCCAGGAAAAAAATGTTCAATGGCACCATCTCCTCCATGCCTCAGACACTAACCGTGGTGGCTCCACAGCTCAACTCCCACTCCCCCGGCAGCCAGCCTGTCCACAACACGTCCTCCAGGGCCCTGCAGCCAGGGACAGCCTCTGTCCTGCAGTCCCTTCCCTGTCAGATTGTTGGACAGACCAGCCTCGTCCTGACTCCCGTGGCCAATGGCTCGTCTGTCACCTGTGCCCCGCTGGCTCTCACGGTGGCAAACCAGGTAGGGACCCAAACTCTGACCCGTGCACCGAGTCTTCAGCTGCATCTGAGGGCACTTGTCCCGTTTCCTTCAGGTGGCTCAGTCCCTGAAGCGGCCGTTGACCACTCCTGTGATCGCCACAGAGAGTAAACGACCCTCCATCATTCAGACTGTCTCCGCATCGATGGCCACAGCCAAGCCGGCGTCTCCCAAACTGCTGAGTTTCACTGTCGACCCAAATAAAACATCTGAGCAGCTCTCGGTGCTGCGGAGCAGCTACACACAGTGCCCCTTCCCCGAGGATGATGAGGTAAGTATAAGTGATTGGAATGAGATTTCTGGTCAGTCTTGCTGTTTTGCCTCCCTAAATGTAAACCTGGTGTAATTTTGGCGTTGCAACGCGGCAGATCTACCGGCTGATTGAGACCACTGGCCTGTCCAGAGGAGAAATAAAGAAGTGGTTCAGTGAACAGAGGCTCCTCAACATCAAAGGTAAGTGCTAAatcaatttaaaaaaacaaaacactaaATTATAATTTTCTAATTAAAATCAATATTTTATATCCTTTAAACCTTTAAGATAACTTGTATGCATTTAGGTCTGCCTGCATTTTTGAAACGTCCAGTCATATTTTGTGTCTCTGTTTCTTGGAGGCGTTGCTCCCCCTCCCGTGTTGGTGAAAGCAGAAGTGGCCCCACCAGCTAAAGTTGTCCCGGTTAAGAAGGCGGTCCCGAGCCAGTTTCCTCTGCTGGAGAGGGTAAAGGGGAAGTCGTCGGAGCAGCTGACCGCTCTGGAGGAAAGCTTCCAGAGAAGCAGCTCTCCAGCAGACGAGGAGCTCGGTAAAAGTGCAGCACCCACCTCTCTGGGACCAAACCCTGATGAGTCCTTTTAGAGCTTTATTTGGTTATATTTAATTAATCTGGGTTTTAACTGATGCAGGAGCCAACTAGCTTAGTTGAGATGGATGTAGTCACAGCTAACCATGCACAAGCTGCTCTATGCTAGCCGCATTCATGAGTAAAACTTCCTGTTCAGGAAGCAAATATTATGAAAGCTGCTTATTGCAGTAAAGTATAATCCGTCATGTTTTTCCCGATGAGGTTAACATGTTCATCCTGTACCTGTTAGCTTAATTACCCGTTTGTGGCTTTCCTGTCCCGTCTATCGTCTTTATTTATGGCTCAAACGTTTTCAGACATGTTACCAGCATGCGGGTAATTTTCTCTGACTCCAGTGGAGCTGCGTGTCTGGTGAGCAGGCGTCGATGTGACAGGAGTGTTTTTCAATGAGCCCCCttccttttttcttatttaaaccTTCGGAGCAGGAGTTCTGCATCTCCTTAAAAGAAGAACTACTCCACCTAAAACTGCTTCTCTGATCTTCTGCTGCAGGCCAGCTGGCCCAGGACACCCGGCTGTCCAGGACCGAGGTGGACAGCTGGTTTTCGGAGCGCCGGGCTCTGAGGGACAACATGGAGAAGGTTTTCCTCACCATGGCCTCCAAGAACACGGAAGATAGGCTGGGAGGAGCACTGCTCAACGGGGCTTCTCACCGGGAGCATGATGGGAAGTCCCCCCGCTCATCTCCTCGCCAACCtgtcccctcctcctcttcctcctcctcctctcctcctgtgCTCGCAGCTTCCTCCCCTCAGCCTCCAACACATCCGTCGTCAGCATCTCCTCCCTTCCTCAACTcatcctgctcctcgtctccacgCCCCCCTCTCCTGTCCGTCTCCACCAGCCCCCCACCCATCTCTGGTGGATCTCTTCATCTGCTGAGGGAGGTGAGGACAAATAGATGTCTTCTTTAACACAAAGACATGCTTCTACAGATGGTACCAGTTACAGTATGGCTTCTCTTATGGCTAATTAATAGCTTTTGGATGTTATTAATGAACCTGCAACACTTTATAATCATCAATACGTTTTTATTGTgcattcattaaagagcaagtcgcccccaaaccaacttttttttgcttataaactatataaatgagtgtatataaattgtgctgcagacacatgtagtcagtaatttggcactttagtgcgtcttatttaaaattttaatattctgctaAAAACTATCAACTGTTGTGTCGtgttcaggtaaaaactgcatttgAACTTAATCTGGCATCGCTATTGGTTATGAGGTACaccatgacgttagctggtaccttatgatgtcacaatatcgttgtgagcctgagtgtgtgtattggttagcggctccgccctctcagtctaccaggcaacagcatttgttgcatttttcaaacaggaagtgggagtggagtaagactctgttagggggtgacttgctctttaaggatgagaaaaaggtttcactgagattctTCTTGCCAAATAGTGAGACAAATCTGTTTCAGGCTAAGTTACCAGTTTTTAAGCCAAATGAGCATCTGGAAATGTGATATTTTAGCATATTATCTTATACTTGATCTCTCGTTTTTTAAATAACCACAAGTGAAATATACAGGATAACAGATCTTTCTCACTAATTGGCAAGAGGCCACTCAGTTTAGTCTCTTTTtcccccttaaagagcaagttctcaaagaaaccattttttattttgttattcacTTTGAGTTTTCCATGCAAGCTAaaggtgaaaatagtctcctacacctatctcctgtattagctaCTGGTCAGAAATCcagtcagatctatgtcacactgtcacttaacattcatggactcacccattttgactcgcgacagggaaggctgttgttggtttaacgtccaggaaacagcagggaacatttcgactagcagaagctaatcattagcattagcaactccaccacacagctgaactctttcaggcttgtgttatttgtggagataaaacatgaacgttgaaagcaaacagagttagtggtTAAGTCGCGTTGTTATCCAATCCGATGAGAGATGTCCAGCTATCGGGAAAAAATAATATGAGACTGCAAatccagctgttttctgctcccctcccctTCAGCTAACTTTCCTGAAAGAGGAGCACCAGACTCTGTTCAGCTCTGAATAGATTTCGATTTTGTTATTAATTAAAGCAATATTGTAGGATTTCTAAAGCTTGGAAGTGCAGCGCCCGGACTGTGTATGTGGGGTGTGAGTGAATCGTgcaccagaaccagaactcaCTGACCTCCGTGTTCTGGAGTTTTTTTTAAGCTGTGAAGCTTTTTCGTGTTTTATTTCTCATGAGTCTCATTTGTTCTAACATTTTCCCCACAGATGTTCTGCCGGACCCGGTGGCCGTCTCCTGAAGAGTACAGCCAGCTGGAGGGCCAAACGAGTCTGGGGCGCACGGACATCGTCCGCTGGTTCAAGGACCACCGCTCAGTCCTGAAGAACGGAAAGACCCTGGACTGGATGGAGGGAGTCCAAAACGTCGTGGGCCAGCAGCAGAACGGGTCGAGTTCTGAGAAACACAAGAGTGTTCCCTCAGAAGTCAAGGCTGAGCGGGGTGATTACTGCAGAACGTTGTGTCTCTGTGGTAATCACCACAGGGTTCTGATGTTCTTCCTGTTATCTGTGGTTGATCCTCAGCTCCGTGTTCAGTGGAGGAGAGAGGCGGGAATGATGCAGCGCCGCACAATTCCAAACACTCCAACCAAGACAAAGACCACTGGTGGACTGACAGGCTAGCACAAGGTGTGGAAGACCTGAGCTGGACTGGGCTGGACCAGAACCACTCCAGTGAGGCTGATAAAGGGAGGTGAGAGAGAAGAATGCTGCTTCAGTCACTCGAGTAAAGGACAAGGTCACTGCAGATGTTAGAGTTTAAGTGCAGCCCATAATAACATGATACGAACCAGACTGGTTGTGGTTGCTAAGCTGCCCTGTTGTTTACCTTGGTATCAATGTGGGAATGTTCCTAAAGGAGGAGCGCGTTTGTCTCCAGGTGGATAAAGGTCACCGTGAATGTGGAGGAGGAGACGGGGGGAGGAGTGGAGCGGCCGAGGTTGGGAGGAGACTCTGACGTTCTGACTGTAGAGCAGCCAGGGAGAGTGACGGGTTGATGGTgggttatgcacacacacacacacacacacacacacacacacacacacacacacacacacacacacacacacacacacacacacacacacacacatttaacttCAGTTCAGTTCAAACCTTTATTCTGTTACTTTAAACTCGACCcaggttttaaacatctgcaTTGCTCAATAGGTCAAACATGGCGCAGTCTACTTGTGTTTATGCTGTTCCGTTTCCAAGCGATGaccccagtgcatgctgggatTTTTGCCAGCCCTCAACAGGCCCTCAGCTCAGATTTGGCTCGTGTAAATGGTGAACTGTGCCTTTGAGAGAGCACAGCTGCGGTcactgttgtgtccttaggcaaaacGCTTCACccgacttgcctgtgttggtgctaGTCAGAGAGGCCGGCGGTGCgtgatggcagcctcgcctctagacggccccagggcggctgtctacatagtagcttaccatcaccagcagtgtgtgaataatGGAAAACAGCTTTAGTTCCTAGAAAAGCGCCATATAAATCCGATTCATTATTATTAGCAATCAAGTGTGATTGGTGCTTCAGTGGGGTGCTGGTGCCGTCTCTGTAGTGACATCAGGCAGGTGCTCGTAACTAACTTTTGTTTTCTAGAAAAGTTATTAAAATCATTTATCGGGTGGTTTGTGTTTGCTGTAGGTGGAGTGGATGGTTAAACATTGAGACGACTCGTCGGTGACGTGATGCGACTGTCTGCCTGTGATGTCATCACTCAGCGCCAGGCTCTGGTTGAGTTTGAGTGTCGGAGCGACGATGTGATGCTGACATTTTCAGAGGAGTGCCAAAGCTGGATTTGATGCATTTTTCTCgctagttttttttaaacatctgtaaATATTTTTCTGTGTTTCAGAAAAAAAGGTTTGTGCAGTTTTACTGGAaagcccccccacacacacacacacacaccacctgatGACTGAATGTTGCCCCTGAAACCTGGAATGTTATTTTTCTTGTTCTTGTTGCTATTCTAGGATCAAAGTCTGTTTGCTGAACATTTTTAAGAGAAAAGCCCCGATCGGCTCTTTACGAGTGGATTCTGATGACGCGTGTTTCTGTGATGGTGGTGGATGTTCAGATGCCTACAGGGAAGAAAGACATGACTCTGTCCCACCTGAAGGGACCGCAGACGCTCCAGTAAGTGGAGCACCTTTTCATCTGCGCGTTCAAGAAGCTGAGTCTGTTCGCTCTCACCGTGCTGCCTTTCAGCTTCGTTTCACATCTCATGAAGGAAGCAGATTTCAGCGTAACGTTTGTGGAACGTAGAAAACTTCACTTCCTACGCTAACCCACCTTTACTGAGCCTGTCATAAACGCACCGCTTGTCTTCTACTTAGGCTCTCAGACTTTTATTCTACATGGACCGGACTTCCCGCGCACACTCTCAAATTTCATGAATGTCTGACATTTCCTGACAAAAGGTCGTAAAAGCATTGGGAGCATCTCAGCAGCTGGAGCAGCCCGTTGTGATATGGCTTAAAAGGACGTTATTGGAAACTATTCTAGACAAAAGTTTGAGCTGCGATCTCACATCAGCAGGTGTGTGACTGCATGTCGGTTCCTGCTGCTTCACTTTCTTCTCAAAATgctttttcctttttgtttttctgaCTTGTACAAAATACCGCCTGCATTTTGATTTTCTACCTTCAGTCTGCTGCAGTTCAATAAACCACAGTGAAGCTTAAACCCTCTCCCACTCACTCAGACCAGTCCGGGTTGGACATGGTAGACCTGCTGGATTAAACTACAGATTATGTTTACACTGGTGGGTGGAACCCAATCACAGATAACCTGTTAAAGACTGCAGCTTGTTCTTGGATTAACACAGGTCCAGCTTGAAAATGAAGATCATAGAAAACCCCTTTAGTGTCCCTCAGTGGGGCCAGTTTGGTGTTTCACGATTAAATTATAATAAACTCAGCACACTGTAGTCTGGGAGAGGCACTCAGATTTTAGACCAGTAGTTTATGTTTGGTATTTTCAGTTCAGATTTGTAAGGGAACTGTTGAGGTGGAATCTGTTGTAGATGCACATCCAGTGATGACTAGTTTTATGTAGATCCCTTTTGTCATTGCAGTTTGCATTTGTCCCTGGTTCCTGGTGGGTGCTACCCCACGGTCCTGTAGCAGCCTGCAGGATGAGCGTCTG from Nothobranchius furzeri strain GRZ-AD chromosome 5, NfurGRZ-RIMD1, whole genome shotgun sequence encodes:
- the LOC139069843 gene encoding zinc fingers and homeoboxes protein 2-like isoform X2, which codes for MSSRRKASTPCMIRPELTPVDLDDETKENRVQEAPMKVDPSTQAEPSMDLDLTAKASNPPTGPDKPESEPPDLSKPQRRQQGGYECKYCSFSTQNLNSFKEHVDANHPNVILNPLYLCAVCNFNTKKFDTLTEHNERCHPGESNFKFKRIKTNNQTILEQTIEGCGNSAVIYNTSGGGRGDGLSSPPPPHSKAGGGRAAKPKASTDAKRTEPQMGKLTSELTKKPITALNVNGTVIIPESSLLKADGLSHIMPSLQQPINYTQVPKIAVPLNTTKYNPSLDDNLTLISSFNKFPYPTQAELSWLTAASKHPEEQIKVWFTTQRLKQGISWSPEEVEEARKKMFNGTISSMPQTLTVVAPQLNSHSPGSQPVHNTSSRALQPGTASVLQSLPCQIVGQTSLVLTPVANGSSVTCAPLALTVANQVAQSLKRPLTTPVIATESKRPSIIQTVSASMATAKPASPKLLSFTVDPNKTSEQLSVLRSSYTQCPFPEDDEIYRLIETTGLSRGEIKKWFSEQRLLNIKGVAPPPVLVKAEVAPPAKVVPVKKAVPSQFPLLERVKGKSSEQLTALEESFQRSSSPADEELGQLAQDTRLSRTEVDSWFSERRALRDNMEKVFLTMASKNTEDRLGGALLNGASHREHDGKSPRSSPRQPVPSSSSSSSSPPVLAASSPQPPTHPSSASPPFLNSSCSSSPRPPLLSVSTSPPPISGGSLHLLREMFCRTRWPSPEEYSQLEGQTSLGRTDIVRWFKDHRSVLKNGKTLDWMEGVQNVVGQQQNGSSSEKHKSVPSEVKAERAPCSVEERGGNDAAPHNSKHSNQDKDHWWTDRLAQGVEDLSWTGLDQNHSSEADKGRWIKVTVNVEEETGGGVERPRLGGDSDVLTVEQPGRVTG
- the LOC139069843 gene encoding zinc fingers and homeoboxes protein 2-like isoform X1, which encodes MSSRRKASTPCMIRPELTPVDLDDEVEGSHDLETKENRVQEAPMKVDPSTQAEPSMDLDLTAKASNPPTGPDKPESEPPDLSKPQRRQQGGYECKYCSFSTQNLNSFKEHVDANHPNVILNPLYLCAVCNFNTKKFDTLTEHNERCHPGESNFKFKRIKTNNQTILEQTIEGCGNSAVIYNTSGGGRGDGLSSPPPPHSKAGGGRAAKPKASTDAKRTEPQMGKLTSELTKKPITALNVNGTVIIPESSLLKADGLSHIMPSLQQPINYTQVPKIAVPLNTTKYNPSLDDNLTLISSFNKFPYPTQAELSWLTAASKHPEEQIKVWFTTQRLKQGISWSPEEVEEARKKMFNGTISSMPQTLTVVAPQLNSHSPGSQPVHNTSSRALQPGTASVLQSLPCQIVGQTSLVLTPVANGSSVTCAPLALTVANQVAQSLKRPLTTPVIATESKRPSIIQTVSASMATAKPASPKLLSFTVDPNKTSEQLSVLRSSYTQCPFPEDDEIYRLIETTGLSRGEIKKWFSEQRLLNIKGVAPPPVLVKAEVAPPAKVVPVKKAVPSQFPLLERVKGKSSEQLTALEESFQRSSSPADEELGQLAQDTRLSRTEVDSWFSERRALRDNMEKVFLTMASKNTEDRLGGALLNGASHREHDGKSPRSSPRQPVPSSSSSSSSPPVLAASSPQPPTHPSSASPPFLNSSCSSSPRPPLLSVSTSPPPISGGSLHLLREMFCRTRWPSPEEYSQLEGQTSLGRTDIVRWFKDHRSVLKNGKTLDWMEGVQNVVGQQQNGSSSEKHKSVPSEVKAERAPCSVEERGGNDAAPHNSKHSNQDKDHWWTDRLAQGVEDLSWTGLDQNHSSEADKGRWIKVTVNVEEETGGGVERPRLGGDSDVLTVEQPGRVTG